Proteins from one Primulina huaijiensis isolate GDHJ02 chromosome 18, ASM1229523v2, whole genome shotgun sequence genomic window:
- the LOC140964751 gene encoding B3 domain-containing protein Os01g0234100-like isoform X2, whose amino-acid sequence MKLKIVHQNQENREVEEQVMKKESLDMDQMEEILTRPSPEDESTKPNSPSREGKRKRKRKEMMGEAWPNISRNMRKKKTFVPKSEDGTPDCGGMLVSERDASIGGSSIRAQFKSPTMIRAEEVQSSLGNEQPSFLKVLVRSHVASCFWMGLPVPFCKLHLPSKDTTAVIENETGDKFEIKYIAHKTGLSAGWRKFVAGNKLVEGDVLIFQLIGPCRFKVYIIRANDLNEVDGALSLLILDSQTKQSDAEGTIDAQSKKKRRPKSLPLTVVQKKKQKESPVARIGQPEELSANDSEEVASEVLECSKFSGSAYHIKDVKSFEEFHIVLHGVCIDLELPKHIRRKYYDLCCSKNTFLHDRLLPGLSCKLASGMIFEAVSTADAIRGCNLTTPRNEFDVWEKSLRSFELLGLKVGFLRSRLHRLVSMSFESEDAVDTRRYLDAKIKRGQAEEEIRNLEAKLVEMKELSTKYDNEIEILKVKAEKYELKFQEEANSPW is encoded by the exons ATGAAACTGAAAATagttcatcaaaatcaagaaaatcgaGAAGTTGAagagcaagtgatgaagaaggaaTCGTTGGATATGGATCAGATGGAGGAAATCCTGACGCGTCCTTCACCTGAGGATGAGTCGACGAAGCCGAATTCACCGAGTCGGGAG GGTAAGAGGAAGAGAAAGCGTAAAGAGATGATGGGCGAAGCTTGGCCCAATATTTCGAGGAACATGAGGAAGAAGAAGACATTTGTTCCCAAATCCGAAGAT GGAACACCTGACTGTGGAGGAATGTTGGTGAG TGAAAGAGATGCCTCCATTGGTGGGTCAAGTATTCGTGCCCAATTCAAGTCACCCACCATGATTCGAGCCGAGGAGGTTCAGTCAAGCTTGGGCAATGAGCAGCCCAGTTTTTTGAAAGTCTTAGTTAGATCTCATGTAGCCAGTTGTTTTTGGATG GGGCTTCCAGTTCCCTTCTGCAAGCTACATTTACCAAGCAAAGACACCACAGCTGTTATCGAAAACGAGACTGgtgataaatttgaaataaaatatattgcaCATAAGACAGGACTTAGTGCAGGATGGAGGAAATTTGTTGCTGGAAACAAATTAGTTGAAGGAGATGTTTTGATATTCCAACTGATTGGACCATGCCGATTTAAG GTGTACATAATAAGGGCAAATGATTTAAACGAAGTAGATGGTGCACTTAGCCTACTAATTTTGGATTCTCAAACAAAGCAAAGTGACGCGG AGGGAACTATCGATGCCCAAAGCAAGAAAAAACGACGTCCGAAATCTCTTCCCTTAACAGTTGTGCAGAAAAAGAAGCAAAAGGAAAGTCCAGTGGCTCGAATTGGACAACCAGAGGAGCTTTCTGCAAATGACAGCGAAGAGGTTGCTTCCGAGGTTTTAGAATGTTCCAAGTTCTCTGGATCCGCTTACCATATTAAGGATGTTAAAAGCTTCGAGGAATTTCACATTGTGCTCCATGGAGTATGCATCGATCTTGAGCTCCCCAAACACATCCGTCGAAAATACTACGACCTATGCTGCAGCAAAAACACTTTTCTTCATGATCGACTCCTCCCAGGGCTTTCCTGTAAGTTAGCTTCTGGCATGATTTTTGAGGCGGTCAGTACCGCTGATGCTATAAGAGGGTGTAACCTCACGACCCCGAGAAATGAATTTGACGTCTGGGAAAAATCATTGAGGTCTTTCGAACTTCTTGGCTTAAAGGTTGGATTTTTACGGTCTCGATTGCATCGTCTCGTGAGTATGTCTTTTGAGTCAGAAGATGCGGTTGATACGAGAAGGTATTTGGATGCCAAGATCAAGCGTGGTCAGGCTGAAGAAGAGATTCGAAATCTAGAAGCGAAGCTCGTGGAGATGAAAGAATTATCTACAAAATATGATAATGAGATCGAGATTTTGAAGGTGAAAGCGGAGAAGTATGAGCTGAAGTTTCAAGAAGAGGCTAATTCCCCCTGGTAg
- the LOC140964965 gene encoding cyclin-dependent kinase inhibitor 6-like, with protein MENAASGGKKRKLALEDSELFAHLFRLKTRRLASVTSANLLDCEYSTCQCVVSSDNVVTCSSHGSSELEKGSSTFLDLEIQKENIDEETGDSLDCRERSEKSPLIEVRAESGELESTARPLESNYRRPSTAEKMPSGDELEEFFAAAEKNLQKKFIDKYNLDIAKDEPLEGRYEWVHIQPKPS; from the exons ATGGAAAATGCGGCGTCGGGGGGGAAGAAGAGAAAGCTTGCTTTAGAAGACTCGGAGCTTTTCGCGCACTTATTTCGGCTCAAAACGCGGCGTTTAGCCTCCGTGACATCGGCGAATTTGCTGGATTGTGAATATTCGACATGCCAATGCGTAGTTAGTTCGGATAATGTTGTTACATGCTCGAGTCATGGATCGAGTGAACTGGAAAAGGGGAGTTCCACATTTTTAGATCTGGAG ATTCAGAAGGAGAATATTGATGAAGAGACTGGCGATTCGTTGGATTGCAGAGAGAG GAGTGAAAAATCACCGTTGATCGAGGTTCGAGCTGAGTCAGGCGAGCTGGAGTCGACGGCAAGGCCACTCGAATCAAATTATCGCCGGCCTTCCACAGCGGAAAAGATGCCATCCGGAGATGAACTCGAAGAATTTTTCGCGGCCGCTGAAAAAAATCTGCAGAAAAAATTCATCGACAA GTATAACTTAGACATAGCGAAGGATGAGCCACTAGAGGGGCGCTACGAGTGGGTTCACATTCAACCAAAGCCATCATGA
- the LOC140964751 gene encoding B3 domain-containing protein Os01g0234100-like isoform X1 — MKLKIVHQNQENREVEEQVMKKESLDMDQMEEILTRPSPEDESTKPNSPSREVSPIADVHLSLFLGKRKRKRKEMMGEAWPNISRNMRKKKTFVPKSEDGTPDCGGMLVSERDASIGGSSIRAQFKSPTMIRAEEVQSSLGNEQPSFLKVLVRSHVASCFWMGLPVPFCKLHLPSKDTTAVIENETGDKFEIKYIAHKTGLSAGWRKFVAGNKLVEGDVLIFQLIGPCRFKVYIIRANDLNEVDGALSLLILDSQTKQSDAEGTIDAQSKKKRRPKSLPLTVVQKKKQKESPVARIGQPEELSANDSEEVASEVLECSKFSGSAYHIKDVKSFEEFHIVLHGVCIDLELPKHIRRKYYDLCCSKNTFLHDRLLPGLSCKLASGMIFEAVSTADAIRGCNLTTPRNEFDVWEKSLRSFELLGLKVGFLRSRLHRLVSMSFESEDAVDTRRYLDAKIKRGQAEEEIRNLEAKLVEMKELSTKYDNEIEILKVKAEKYELKFQEEANSPW; from the exons ATGAAACTGAAAATagttcatcaaaatcaagaaaatcgaGAAGTTGAagagcaagtgatgaagaaggaaTCGTTGGATATGGATCAGATGGAGGAAATCCTGACGCGTCCTTCACCTGAGGATGAGTCGACGAAGCCGAATTCACCGAGTCGGGAGGTTTCTCCTATTGCTGATGTTCACTTATCGCTGTTTTTA GGTAAGAGGAAGAGAAAGCGTAAAGAGATGATGGGCGAAGCTTGGCCCAATATTTCGAGGAACATGAGGAAGAAGAAGACATTTGTTCCCAAATCCGAAGAT GGAACACCTGACTGTGGAGGAATGTTGGTGAG TGAAAGAGATGCCTCCATTGGTGGGTCAAGTATTCGTGCCCAATTCAAGTCACCCACCATGATTCGAGCCGAGGAGGTTCAGTCAAGCTTGGGCAATGAGCAGCCCAGTTTTTTGAAAGTCTTAGTTAGATCTCATGTAGCCAGTTGTTTTTGGATG GGGCTTCCAGTTCCCTTCTGCAAGCTACATTTACCAAGCAAAGACACCACAGCTGTTATCGAAAACGAGACTGgtgataaatttgaaataaaatatattgcaCATAAGACAGGACTTAGTGCAGGATGGAGGAAATTTGTTGCTGGAAACAAATTAGTTGAAGGAGATGTTTTGATATTCCAACTGATTGGACCATGCCGATTTAAG GTGTACATAATAAGGGCAAATGATTTAAACGAAGTAGATGGTGCACTTAGCCTACTAATTTTGGATTCTCAAACAAAGCAAAGTGACGCGG AGGGAACTATCGATGCCCAAAGCAAGAAAAAACGACGTCCGAAATCTCTTCCCTTAACAGTTGTGCAGAAAAAGAAGCAAAAGGAAAGTCCAGTGGCTCGAATTGGACAACCAGAGGAGCTTTCTGCAAATGACAGCGAAGAGGTTGCTTCCGAGGTTTTAGAATGTTCCAAGTTCTCTGGATCCGCTTACCATATTAAGGATGTTAAAAGCTTCGAGGAATTTCACATTGTGCTCCATGGAGTATGCATCGATCTTGAGCTCCCCAAACACATCCGTCGAAAATACTACGACCTATGCTGCAGCAAAAACACTTTTCTTCATGATCGACTCCTCCCAGGGCTTTCCTGTAAGTTAGCTTCTGGCATGATTTTTGAGGCGGTCAGTACCGCTGATGCTATAAGAGGGTGTAACCTCACGACCCCGAGAAATGAATTTGACGTCTGGGAAAAATCATTGAGGTCTTTCGAACTTCTTGGCTTAAAGGTTGGATTTTTACGGTCTCGATTGCATCGTCTCGTGAGTATGTCTTTTGAGTCAGAAGATGCGGTTGATACGAGAAGGTATTTGGATGCCAAGATCAAGCGTGGTCAGGCTGAAGAAGAGATTCGAAATCTAGAAGCGAAGCTCGTGGAGATGAAAGAATTATCTACAAAATATGATAATGAGATCGAGATTTTGAAGGTGAAAGCGGAGAAGTATGAGCTGAAGTTTCAAGAAGAGGCTAATTCCCCCTGGTAg